The Plasmodium chabaudi chabaudi strain AS genome assembly, chromosome: 14 genome contains the following window.
aatgatgaaatatagaaacataaaaaaaatgaaataaaaaaaaatattataaatacatatgattatatattaaatgaaaaattataaaaagtaGTTGCttcctatttttttataatcccgaaattgtttaatatatggttcataaataatatgcatacataatGGGGGTAATCCCAGTtgccatatttttttttacataaatatataataacataaaGAGATTgtattttaatttgaaaattattctttatattttgttctgTGTTAGTACCAATCGAATCGCTAAATAAGTTTAATCATATCCTAttacatcattttttatgtataggtttttacaattttctatatttttataaaaaggtgtataaaaaaatcaatgTCACAAGACAGTGTGTTTAGTATAAGTtccaaaatattaaaaaaaaataaaaaacaaaattggTAAAAATGTAGGCacaaatatgatataaaaacaaaagaagaaaaaaataaaaattaaaaaaaataatataacacATTGATTTGCAACTTGCAATTAAAAAGCCACCGCTTTTTCTCAACTTTTCAATTTTGCTTTCTTTTGAAAAGCAGACATTTTAAAGGTTAAagcaaatatttaaatttggaTGTATCTTGATTTAATTGCATAACTAAGGAAGGTAACATACTTTTAGAATGAATTCTAAAACTCAAAAAAGCattaatatttgaaaagATAATACCAAATCCATATGATGGaatctgtttttttttttgttttttttttaaataatttaacttAAGAAAATTTGAAGTAACtgtatttttgtttttattattggtTATAGATATGCTTCGATTTGCTTGTGGCTtgtcaaataaattataattaagaaataaatataacttcatattcattaaatttaaaaaataattattaaaaagtatgGGGAATactaatttataatttactGAACAGttcaatttatttaaattttcatttgtggcatcatttatatttacattatgTATGGTGTAATTACTACTATCGGATAAATCATTCTTATATATTCCTACTTTctcaatattttctttgaaAAATTCTAAATTGTATTGTCTATTCTGttcattattcatattaaatAGCTCGTTAAATATAGCATATGGAATATCGGcaagttttttttcaaaccATTTGTTGTTACTATTGGAAATGTTTATTCCTTTATAATtccataaattttttgttaatgaaaattctaaatttattaacagTTGTATATCGCTTACATTTAGACTAATAAAATTCCAAGGGGAAAATGTTCctaaattcattttatttcggatattattttgaataatcTGTTGTGTGTTCCTCTCTTCTCTTTCTACTCCTTCAACCTGGttgtttaattttttttttttaaatacatttttgaGATTAAGAGCATATTTAGATATTggtattttataatttttattaaaataaaatgtgtaattcaaatgtatattatttattttgtctatgttataatattttcctttaCTAATATCTTTAAAATAGGATAATAAGTAAGAATAAAAACTTTTCGTATTAATGCTTTTGGCTgtattatttccattttcgTCCAAAGATATATTTGCAAAACTGTCTACAGAAAAATTCTTGTTTGTattaaagtaaaaaatcaaatcgattttattttttaaattaaaaaaagtatttaaaaattttgtcttttcaaatatatttgaagaACATGCATTTAAAGAAAGTGAGCATTTAAATGTAGAtccataaatattatataatttattaagtAAGACatcatttgtttttctttttataaaataattatatttagaatttaaaaatttttgagCTATTCTACTAATTTGGGAATTATTTCgaatttttgtatttccaGAAGATAGCGAATTTTGGCTAGCTAGTGTGTTGTCCGGTGTTTtcaaaaaacataaaaagttatgtaatacattttttttaatttttacttttaattcaaaaattgtattatgaatttttttaatataaaaaatgaaaaacttatttgtattcaaataattgtaGATATCTTTTGTTTGTATAAAACCTTTGAAACGTCTTTGTTCTTTGTTACCATTATTTAGCTCactattttcttcatttttttttttacattggctgttaataatatttataaaatcatttaaaaatgaattattaagTTCTTTTTTGTAGACcttatttgtattaaaaCCATAAATGGAATATGATGGGAAATtcttttttagtttttCTATTTCTATTGTATcattaacaaaaattatatcataattatgtttattatttttgtaatttaaattttgaaaaaattttattctgAACTTGTCagaaaaatttaaactGTGTAAATAGGAAAATGttaaatttatacaaaattccAATATCGAATTAAAACTTTTTGATATACTTGGAATAAATAtcatgtttttattttcaactACATCTATTTCtaatatatgcttattGATACTTTTGTCAAATATTAGTCTAACATGTAcatatttgaataaattagattttattaacaagtcatacattttttcatcCCAAACAAAAATCGAgctttcttttatattcatttttttttcaaacattttttttacccgatcgctatatttttttttttttacacttAGCTCATATTGTAGTACATCCTTATTTAGGATATTTTCACGctcaaaaattatttcttttaaattatttacattacTATTTTGCATGTTTTGTTCTTTTGTATTTGGAAGATTTATGGGTAGTTTACCATTTGATGTTTCCTTTTTTGGCAACTCCTCTTTTTCCGTTTTTTCGGTGACCTGTTCATCTTCTTTTTGCACACTTTTAGTTTCGTCCCTTTTTTCACCCTCTTTATAAACATTAACTTTTATGCAGTCTTTATCAAGTATCAATTCGTTGACATATACtattaatgtttttttatcattttcattttttatttcatatttcaaaacattggagaaaatatgattagtttgaatataatactcattgataatttttattatttgattaaTGTCTTTATGTTTAATAGTGATTAAGTTATTACGTTTCAGTAAATTTGATAATCCCCTTTGATTAATTATTGTActgttatttattataacattattaattatttcattattgtcACCTGTATCATTTTGTATGGGACTTTTAGAGGAACTAAATTCCGAGTCTGTCTTGACATTTTTCTCATTCCCATTTTTTGGGTCACGTATATAACCACCTTTAACCTTATTccatatttcttttaatttatttgtattttcaagataaaataatttatttggacttacttttttatatttatattcttgGCTTTCATTATGATAATTtccatataatttattttgtatgttGGCATATCCTGTTTTTTTGATcttattacattttatactagctaaaatgtatataagaATAActattatgtatttataaaagtgtgaaacatttttcatatttttcaattgaAATGCATAAAATGTTCTACAGAATATACATGCACTTGTAAATGTGTGTATGCTTATATCGGCATATGCAAATACTCATAAGTGtgtgtaaatatatgtataacatatattttttaatatgtacatatgcAAATATGTTGTGTAAAATGAGTTCCCCAATTTATTGCTACATAATAagattgtaaaaaataaaaaaagaattacaTATAACCAAATTTGATTACACCATTTAAGTACTTCCTTGGATTGTCATCACATTTTCGTATAccttgattatttttttggtttcttcgattttttttaataaaaatttctaggagataaaataatttgtaaCTCTCctaaatttgataaaaaaattgttaatatattcccccattaatattatattatcaaattttacttaaacataaaattgaaTCCCTTATGAAAcacttttttcttttctctTTTGTAATTaacacttttttttatcacaaaaaaaatacattccctgttaatataattaagaACAATTTTCAATTGCCCTAAAATATTCCATAATTTTGTAAGCtcaattataaatattattttttttttttattcactAAGCCTAGAATTTAGCTATTACACTATAATGTATATCacatatgtttatatgcatatgcaatGTGAaatttccatttatttaaattaaacatTGGCACAAGTTGCAAGAAGGGATGCGAAACCCTATTCAAGtattataacaaaattttgttcataactttttcaaaaaaaaaaaaaaaatataaacaacgAAAAATAGGAAACAGGAAATAATTCGAGGAAACTCTCTCATAAGATGCACACCTTTATGTGCAATGGTGACacaaaaa
Protein-coding sequences here:
- a CDS encoding protein TOC75, putative, whose protein sequence is MKNVSHFYKYIIVILIYILASIKCNKIKKTGYANIQNKLYGNYHNESQEYKYKKVSPNKLFYLENTNKLKEIWNKVKGGYIRDPKNGNEKNVKTDSEFSSSKSPIQNDTGDNNEIINNVIINNSTIINQRGLSNLLKRNNLITIKHKDINQIIKIINEYYIQTNHIFSNVLKYEIKNENDKKTLIVYVNELILDKDCIKVNVYKEGEKRDETKSVQKEDEQVTEKTEKEELPKKETSNGKLPINLPNTKEQNMQNSNVNNLKEIIFERENILNKDVLQYELSVKKKKYSDRVKKMFEKKMNIKESSIFVWDEKMYDLLIKSNLFKYVHVRLIFDKSINKHILEIDVVENKNMIFIPSISKSFNSILEFCINLTFSYLHSLNFSDKFRIKFFQNLNYKNNKHNYDIIFVNDTIEIEKLKKNFPSYSIYGFNTNKVYKKELNNSFLNDFINIINSQCKKKNEENSELNNGNKEQRRFKGFIQTKDIYNYLNTNKFFIFYIKKIHNTIFELKVKIKKNVLHNFLCFLKTPDNTLASQNSLSSGNTKIRNNSQISRIAQKFLNSKYNYFIKRKTNDVLLNKLYNIYGSTFKCSLSLNACSSNIFEKTKFLNTFFNLKNKIDLIFYFNTNKNFSVDSFANISLDENGNNTAKSINTKSFYSYLLSYFKDISKGKYYNIDKINNIHLNYTFYFNKNYKIPISKYALNLKNVFKKKKLNNQVEGVEREERNTQQIIQNNIRNKMNLGTFSPWNFISLNVSDIQLLINLEFSLTKNLWNYKGINISNSNNKWFEKKLADIPYAIFNELFNMNNEQNRQYNLEFFKENIEKVGIYKNDLSDSSNYTIHNVNINDATNENLNKLNCSVNYKLVFPILFNNYFLNLMNMKLYLFLNYNLFDKPQANRSISITNNKNKNTVTSNFLKLNYLKKKQKKKQIPSYGFGIIFSNINAFLSFRIHSKSMLPSLVMQLNQDTSKFKYLL